In Rhododendron vialii isolate Sample 1 chromosome 9a, ASM3025357v1, the following are encoded in one genomic region:
- the LOC131301812 gene encoding uncharacterized protein LOC131301812 produces MTTTGCLRMLWLDSASLILTTANPSPISSSSLYSYRRRGLAPTSRSFRTLSHLSSRPNKWLCGYAKGDQNIDSGKNEDEIMLQMFGSDEEAITKIPTQVQTFPGEGSGEVLVSEYKPIPEPVPDVDYLQELLAIQQQGPRAIGFFGTRNMGFMHQELIEILSYAMVITKNHIFTSGASGTNAAVIRGALRAEKPELLTVILPQSLKKQPPESQELLAKVKHVIEKPHNDHLPLIEASRLCNMDIISHVQQVICFAFHDSRLLMETCQEAKNLRKIVTLFYLD; encoded by the exons atgacgACAACAGGGTGTTTGAGGATGTTATGGTTGGATTCCGCCAGTCTCATCCTCACCACTGCAAACCCTAGTCCAATCTCATCCTCCTCATTATACTCTTATAGACGACGAGGTTTGGCTCCAACTAGTAGATCCTTCCGCACCCTATCCCATCTCTCTTCACGACCGAACAAG TGGCTTTGTGGATATGCCAAGGGGGATCAGAACATTGATAGTGGGAAGAATGAAGATGAAATCATGCTGCAGATGTTTGGGTCGGATGAAGAAGCCATTACTAAGATTCCAACCCAAGTCCAGACTTTTCCCGGAGAAGGATCAGGGGAGGTTCTGGTCTCAGAATATAAACCTATACCAGAACCTGTGCCTGATGTTGATTATCTACAG GAGCTACTAGCAATCCAGCAACAAGGGCCAAGAGCTATTGGATTTTTCGGGACACGAAATATGGGATTTATGCACCAGGAACTTATTGAGATTCTTAGCTATGCGATGGTTATTACG AAAAATCACATTTTTACATCTGGTGCATCGGGGACTAATGCAGCTGTTATTAGAGGTGCTTTAAGAGCAGAAAAGCCAGAGCTGCTCACTGTGATATTACCACAAAGTTTGAAAAAGCAACCTCCTGAAAGCCAGGAATTACTGGCGAAG GTGAAGCATGTAATAGAAAAGCCTCACAATGATCATCTACCCTTAATAGAAGCCAGCAG GCTATGCAACATGGACATTATTTCACATGTTCAGCAAGTCATTTGTTTTGCCTTCCATGATAGCAGACTGCTTATGGAAACATGTCAAGAAGCGAAAAATCTCAGAAAGATTGTGACTCTTTTTTACCTAGATTAA
- the LOC131301813 gene encoding uncharacterized protein LOC131301813 isoform X1, which translates to MGVIKEGTISGNFPSTEAFAVHYPGYPSSTTRAVETLGGSEGILKARCLQSNKLELHFRPEDPYSHPVFGELQPCNNFLLRISKRKDRNGQNTEDFNNISKCVSEDEIHISRMSCPQSVKTDQVNESQSASTSLPAEVEARSSQEVQDDLSANIVSRISEAYHFNGMVDYQHVLSVHADVARRKKRNWADMEPQFEKGGLMDVDQEDLMILVPPLFSIKDVPEKVVLKPSVSLSSKKKQKGVIQHRWEMEIEPCLAIDFYIKEIPKKVSWEKYIPEKSEQWEWQMAVCKLFDERPIWVKSSLAERLLDDGVQFGDHTLRRLLFRAAYYFSNGPFLRFWIRKGYDPRKDPESRIYQRIDFRVPPSLRSYDVTVATGLKHRWEDICSFRVFPYKYQTSLQLFELVDDYIQEEIRKPPQQATCSCATGWFPSSVLDSLRLCITVRFLSVYPKAGAESLLKSASERFNKSKRMQIYTKDKRLDEEIQQANAEAAELVGNEDKEELDDDGEDEDEEVEIDDDKDEEELDTNEAFHLAGEDINFAPKACSYIDNDNISKNYLQELFGSFPFGGVDGHGLQDADNSDGEYPIYEQFSEGNFSDDDDY; encoded by the exons ATGGGGGTTATAAAAGAGGGGACTATTTCCGGAAATTTTCCAAGTACTGAGGCTTTTGCAGTTCACTACCCTGGCTATCCTTCATCAACCACACGTGCTGTCGAGACTCTTGGAGGAAGCGAAGGGATCCTCAAG GCTCGTTGCTTGCAGTCAAACAAGTTGGAGCTCCATTTTCGCCCAGAGGATCCATACTCACACCCTGTTTTTGGCGAGCTTCAACCCTGTAATAATTTTCTCTTGAGGATATCTAAAAGGAAAGATAGGAATGGCCAAAATACTGAGGACTTTAACAACATATCAAAATGTGTGTCAGAAGACGAGATCCATATTAGTCGTATGAGTTGTCCCCAATCCGTCAAAACTGATCAAGTGAATGAAAGTCAAAGTGCTTCAACTAGTTTACCGGCAGAAGTGGAGGCACGGTCTTCTCAAGAAGTGCAAGATGATCTTTCTGCTAATATTGTTTCTCGAATCTCAGAGGCATATCATTTCAACG GAATGGTAGATTACCAGCATGTTCTTTCTGTTCATGCGGATGTTGCTcggagaaagaagagaaactGGGCAGATATGGAACCTCAATTTG AGAAGGGTGGTCTTATGGACGTGGATCAGGAGGATTTGATGATTCTAGTGCCTCCACTTTTCTCAATAAAGGATGTACCAGAGAAAGTCGT GTTAAAACCATCAGTAAGCCTGAGCtcgaagaaaaaacaaaagggagTTATTCAACACCGTTGGGAG ATGGAAATAGAGCCATGCCTAGCAATTGACTTTTACATAAAAGA GATACCTAAGAAAGTGTCTTGGGAGAAATACATACCCGAAAAGTCGGAGCAATGGGAGTGGCAAATGGCTGTATGTAAGCTCTTTGATGAGCGTCCTATATGGGTCAAAAGTTCATTAGCTGAGCGCTTGCTTGATGACGGTGTACAATTTGGGGATCATACCCTTAGAAG GCTTCTTTTCAGAGCAGCTTATTACTTTTCAAATGGGCCATTCCTTAGGTTCTGGATCAGAAAGGGTTATGATCCTCGCAAAGATCCTGAATCTCGCAT ATATCAGAGAATTGATTTTCGGGTCCCCCCATCGTTACGTAGCTATGATGTTACTGTAGCTACAGG GTTGAAGCATCGATGGGAAGATATATGCTCGTTTCGGGTTTTTCCTTACAAGTACCAAACTTCATTACAGCTTTTTGAACTTGTGGATGACTACATTCAAGAGGAGATTAGGAAACCTCCGCAGCAGGCAACTTGCAGT TGTGCAACAGGATGGTTCCCATCAAGCGTGCTTGATAGCTTGAGGTTATGTATAACTGTGAGGTTCCTCTCAGTATACCCCAAAGCTGGTGCAGAATCCTTGCTAAAATCTGCTTCAGAACGCTTCAACAAGTCAAAGAGAATGCAGATTTATACCAAGGACAAGAGACTTGATGAAGAGATTCAACAAGCCAATGCAG AAGCAGCAGAACTGGTGGGCAACGAAGATAAAGAGGAATTGGATGATGATGGcgaggatgaagatgaagaagttGAAATTGACGATGACAAAGATGAAGAGGAGTTGGACACAAATGAGGCATTTCATCTG GCTGGTGAAGATATCAATTTTGCTCCGAAGGCTTGTTCTT ATATAGATAATGACAACATCTCAAAGAACTACTTGCAAGAGCTTTTTGGTAGTTTTCCGTTCGGTGGAGTAGATGGCCACGGATTGCAAGATGCCGACAACAGTGATGGAGAATATCCGATATATGAGCAATTTAGTGAGGGCAACTTCTCCGATGATGATGACTACTGA
- the LOC131301813 gene encoding uncharacterized protein LOC131301813 isoform X2 — MGVIKEGTISGNFPSTEAFAVHYPGYPSSTTRAVETLGGSEGILKARCLQSNKLELHFRPEDPYSHPVFGELQPCNNFLLRISKRKDRNGQNTEDFNNISKCVSEDEIHISRMSCPQSVKTDQVNESQSASTSLPAEVEARSSQEVQDDLSANIVSRISEAYHFNGMVDYQHVLSVHADVARRKKRNWADMEPQFEKGGLMDVDQEDLMILVPPLFSIKDVPEKVVLKPSVSLSSKKKQKGVIQHRWEMEIEPCLAIDFYIKEIPKKVSWEKYIPEKSEQWEWQMAVCKLFDERPIWVKSSLAERLLDDGVQFGDHTLRRLLFRAAYYFSNGPFLRFWIRKGYDPRKDPESRIYQRIDFRVPPSLRSYDVTVATGLKHRWEDICSFRVFPYKYQTSLQLFELVDDYIQEEIRKPPQQATCSCATGWFPSSVLDSLRLCITVRFLSVYPKAGAESLLKSASERFNKSKRMQIYTKDKRLDEEIQQANAAAELVGNEDKEELDDDGEDEDEEVEIDDDKDEEELDTNEAFHLAGEDINFAPKACSYIDNDNISKNYLQELFGSFPFGGVDGHGLQDADNSDGEYPIYEQFSEGNFSDDDDY; from the exons ATGGGGGTTATAAAAGAGGGGACTATTTCCGGAAATTTTCCAAGTACTGAGGCTTTTGCAGTTCACTACCCTGGCTATCCTTCATCAACCACACGTGCTGTCGAGACTCTTGGAGGAAGCGAAGGGATCCTCAAG GCTCGTTGCTTGCAGTCAAACAAGTTGGAGCTCCATTTTCGCCCAGAGGATCCATACTCACACCCTGTTTTTGGCGAGCTTCAACCCTGTAATAATTTTCTCTTGAGGATATCTAAAAGGAAAGATAGGAATGGCCAAAATACTGAGGACTTTAACAACATATCAAAATGTGTGTCAGAAGACGAGATCCATATTAGTCGTATGAGTTGTCCCCAATCCGTCAAAACTGATCAAGTGAATGAAAGTCAAAGTGCTTCAACTAGTTTACCGGCAGAAGTGGAGGCACGGTCTTCTCAAGAAGTGCAAGATGATCTTTCTGCTAATATTGTTTCTCGAATCTCAGAGGCATATCATTTCAACG GAATGGTAGATTACCAGCATGTTCTTTCTGTTCATGCGGATGTTGCTcggagaaagaagagaaactGGGCAGATATGGAACCTCAATTTG AGAAGGGTGGTCTTATGGACGTGGATCAGGAGGATTTGATGATTCTAGTGCCTCCACTTTTCTCAATAAAGGATGTACCAGAGAAAGTCGT GTTAAAACCATCAGTAAGCCTGAGCtcgaagaaaaaacaaaagggagTTATTCAACACCGTTGGGAG ATGGAAATAGAGCCATGCCTAGCAATTGACTTTTACATAAAAGA GATACCTAAGAAAGTGTCTTGGGAGAAATACATACCCGAAAAGTCGGAGCAATGGGAGTGGCAAATGGCTGTATGTAAGCTCTTTGATGAGCGTCCTATATGGGTCAAAAGTTCATTAGCTGAGCGCTTGCTTGATGACGGTGTACAATTTGGGGATCATACCCTTAGAAG GCTTCTTTTCAGAGCAGCTTATTACTTTTCAAATGGGCCATTCCTTAGGTTCTGGATCAGAAAGGGTTATGATCCTCGCAAAGATCCTGAATCTCGCAT ATATCAGAGAATTGATTTTCGGGTCCCCCCATCGTTACGTAGCTATGATGTTACTGTAGCTACAGG GTTGAAGCATCGATGGGAAGATATATGCTCGTTTCGGGTTTTTCCTTACAAGTACCAAACTTCATTACAGCTTTTTGAACTTGTGGATGACTACATTCAAGAGGAGATTAGGAAACCTCCGCAGCAGGCAACTTGCAGT TGTGCAACAGGATGGTTCCCATCAAGCGTGCTTGATAGCTTGAGGTTATGTATAACTGTGAGGTTCCTCTCAGTATACCCCAAAGCTGGTGCAGAATCCTTGCTAAAATCTGCTTCAGAACGCTTCAACAAGTCAAAGAGAATGCAGATTTATACCAAGGACAAGAGACTTGATGAAGAGATTCAACAAGCCAATGCAG CAGCAGAACTGGTGGGCAACGAAGATAAAGAGGAATTGGATGATGATGGcgaggatgaagatgaagaagttGAAATTGACGATGACAAAGATGAAGAGGAGTTGGACACAAATGAGGCATTTCATCTG GCTGGTGAAGATATCAATTTTGCTCCGAAGGCTTGTTCTT ATATAGATAATGACAACATCTCAAAGAACTACTTGCAAGAGCTTTTTGGTAGTTTTCCGTTCGGTGGAGTAGATGGCCACGGATTGCAAGATGCCGACAACAGTGATGGAGAATATCCGATATATGAGCAATTTAGTGAGGGCAACTTCTCCGATGATGATGACTACTGA
- the LOC131301813 gene encoding uncharacterized protein LOC131301813 isoform X3, with translation MVDYQHVLSVHADVARRKKRNWADMEPQFEKGGLMDVDQEDLMILVPPLFSIKDVPEKVVLKPSVSLSSKKKQKGVIQHRWEMEIEPCLAIDFYIKEIPKKVSWEKYIPEKSEQWEWQMAVCKLFDERPIWVKSSLAERLLDDGVQFGDHTLRRLLFRAAYYFSNGPFLRFWIRKGYDPRKDPESRIYQRIDFRVPPSLRSYDVTVATGLKHRWEDICSFRVFPYKYQTSLQLFELVDDYIQEEIRKPPQQATCSCATGWFPSSVLDSLRLCITVRFLSVYPKAGAESLLKSASERFNKSKRMQIYTKDKRLDEEIQQANAEAAELVGNEDKEELDDDGEDEDEEVEIDDDKDEEELDTNEAFHLAGEDINFAPKACSYIDNDNISKNYLQELFGSFPFGGVDGHGLQDADNSDGEYPIYEQFSEGNFSDDDDY, from the exons ATGGTAGATTACCAGCATGTTCTTTCTGTTCATGCGGATGTTGCTcggagaaagaagagaaactGGGCAGATATGGAACCTCAATTTG AGAAGGGTGGTCTTATGGACGTGGATCAGGAGGATTTGATGATTCTAGTGCCTCCACTTTTCTCAATAAAGGATGTACCAGAGAAAGTCGT GTTAAAACCATCAGTAAGCCTGAGCtcgaagaaaaaacaaaagggagTTATTCAACACCGTTGGGAG ATGGAAATAGAGCCATGCCTAGCAATTGACTTTTACATAAAAGA GATACCTAAGAAAGTGTCTTGGGAGAAATACATACCCGAAAAGTCGGAGCAATGGGAGTGGCAAATGGCTGTATGTAAGCTCTTTGATGAGCGTCCTATATGGGTCAAAAGTTCATTAGCTGAGCGCTTGCTTGATGACGGTGTACAATTTGGGGATCATACCCTTAGAAG GCTTCTTTTCAGAGCAGCTTATTACTTTTCAAATGGGCCATTCCTTAGGTTCTGGATCAGAAAGGGTTATGATCCTCGCAAAGATCCTGAATCTCGCAT ATATCAGAGAATTGATTTTCGGGTCCCCCCATCGTTACGTAGCTATGATGTTACTGTAGCTACAGG GTTGAAGCATCGATGGGAAGATATATGCTCGTTTCGGGTTTTTCCTTACAAGTACCAAACTTCATTACAGCTTTTTGAACTTGTGGATGACTACATTCAAGAGGAGATTAGGAAACCTCCGCAGCAGGCAACTTGCAGT TGTGCAACAGGATGGTTCCCATCAAGCGTGCTTGATAGCTTGAGGTTATGTATAACTGTGAGGTTCCTCTCAGTATACCCCAAAGCTGGTGCAGAATCCTTGCTAAAATCTGCTTCAGAACGCTTCAACAAGTCAAAGAGAATGCAGATTTATACCAAGGACAAGAGACTTGATGAAGAGATTCAACAAGCCAATGCAG AAGCAGCAGAACTGGTGGGCAACGAAGATAAAGAGGAATTGGATGATGATGGcgaggatgaagatgaagaagttGAAATTGACGATGACAAAGATGAAGAGGAGTTGGACACAAATGAGGCATTTCATCTG GCTGGTGAAGATATCAATTTTGCTCCGAAGGCTTGTTCTT ATATAGATAATGACAACATCTCAAAGAACTACTTGCAAGAGCTTTTTGGTAGTTTTCCGTTCGGTGGAGTAGATGGCCACGGATTGCAAGATGCCGACAACAGTGATGGAGAATATCCGATATATGAGCAATTTAGTGAGGGCAACTTCTCCGATGATGATGACTACTGA